The proteins below are encoded in one region of Saccopteryx leptura isolate mSacLep1 chromosome 1, mSacLep1_pri_phased_curated, whole genome shotgun sequence:
- the LOC136387726 gene encoding class I histocompatibility antigen, Gogo-C*0203 alpha chain-like, protein MMSPQISLPLGVQFLEKPITVPEVPGYNVSADQVDSDCPQTLSILVMGPPFLLLLLPGALVLTRTWAGPHALRYFRTAVSRPGRGETWYIEVGYVDDTQFLRFNSDAASPRAEPRAPWMEQPWLEQEHPQYWDRKTQIFKDHAQHYRGSLIALRGYYNQSEDGSHTLQGMYGCEIDLDGRLLRGYSQFAYDGTDYIALNEDLRSWTAADAAAQITRRKWEEGGEAERFRIYLEGECVEWLRLYLEKGKETLQRADPPKDTRDPPPHL, encoded by the exons ATGATGAGTCCCCAGATATCACTCCCATTGGGTGTCCAGTTTTTAGAGAAGCCAATCACCGTACCTGAGGTCCCCGGTTATAATGTCTCCGCTGACCAGGTGGACTCAGATTGTCCCCAGACTCTGAGTATTCTGGTCATGGGACCCCCAtttctcctgctgctgctcccgGGGGCCCTGGTCCTGACTCGGACCTGGGCGG gtCCCCACGCCCTGAGATATTTCCGCACCGCCGTGTCCCGGCCCGGCCGCGGGGAGACCTGGTACATCGAAGTCGGTTACGTGGACGACACGCAGTTCTTGCGGTTCAACAGCGACGCCGCAAGCCCGAGGGCGGAGCCGCGGGCACCGTGGATGGAGCAGCCGTGGCTGGAGCAGGAGCACCCGCAGTATTGGGACCGCAAGACGCAAATCTTCAAGGACCACGCACAGCATTACCGAGGGAGCCTGATCGCCCTGCGCGGCTACTACAACCAGAGCGAGGACG GGTCTCACACCCTCCAGGGGATGTACGGCTGCGAAATAGACCTGGACGGGCGCCTCCTCCGCGGGTACAGTCAGTTCGCCTACGACGGTACCGACTACATCGCCCTGAACGAGGACCTGCGCTCCTGGACCGCGGCCGACGCGGCGGCTCAGATCACCCGGCGCAAGTGGGAGGAGGGCGGTGAGGCTGAGCGCTTCAGGATCTACCTGGAGGGGGAGTGCGTGGAGTGGCTCCGCCTTTacctggaaaaggggaaggagacgctgcagcgcgcag ACCCCCCCAAAGACACACGTGacccaccaccccatctctga